A genomic segment from Diospyros lotus cultivar Yz01 chromosome 5, ASM1463336v1, whole genome shotgun sequence encodes:
- the LOC127801706 gene encoding uncharacterized protein LOC127801706 isoform X2, with translation MCQFHLYMAGNVYLLLVSFDPNLLCALGDGHLLNFLLNMSTGELTDRKKISLGTQPITLHTFSSKNTTHVFAASDRPTVIYSSNKKLLYNNVNLKEVSHMCPFNSSAFPDSLAIAKEGELTIGTIVDIQKLHIRCCYLDLGPPILSSSPWLECIQSSIFVCLVKLFPTQLHDLLLCFSFCVAQFKVKLEFSISYLFINSTIFLADSSTCQLLGLHHSWTAHKLIFYKGFLYVLPIKFFLYPLKIFSQLQSQF, from the exons ATGTGCCAATTTCATCTATATATGGCTGGTAATGTGTATCTGCTGTTAGTCTCTTTTGATCCAAATTTGCTATGCGCCCTTGGAGATGGCCATCTCTTAAACTTTTTACTGAACATGAGCACTGGGGAGTTAACAGATAGGAAAAAGATATCCTTGGGAACCCAGCCCATAACTCTCCATACTTtctcatcaaagaataccaccCATGTTTTTGCTGCATCAGACAGACCAACTGTCATATACAGCAGCAACAAGAAATTACTTTACAACAACGTGAATTTGAAGGAAGTCAGTCATATGTGCCCTTTCAACTCTTCTGCTTTCCCAGATAG TCTTGCAATTGCCAAAGAAGGGGAGCTTACAATTGGCACAATTGTTGACATACAAAAGCTTCACATTCGCTGTTGCTATTTAGATCTTGGGCCTCCTATTTTAAGTTCCAGTCCTTGGCTTGAATGTATTCAGTCATCGATATTTGTGTGTCTGGTTAAGCTTTTCCCAACTCAACTGCATGATCTCTTACTCTGTTTCTCCTTTTGTGTGGCACAATTTAAGGTGAAATTAGAATTTTCAAtatcttatctttttattaattcaactaTATTTCTAGCTGATTCCAGTACTTGTCAATTGCTGGGACTGCATCATTCTTGGACTGCACACAAGCTCATATTCTACAAAGGTTTTCTCTATGTACTTCCAATAAAGTTTTTCCTTTACCCTCTCAAAATATTCTCCCAATTGCAG TCACAGTTCTAG
- the LOC127801706 gene encoding uncharacterized protein LOC127801706 isoform X1, whose translation MCQFHLYMAGNVYLLLVSFDPNLLCALGDGHLLNFLLNMSTGELTDRKKISLGTQPITLHTFSSKNTTHVFAASDRPTVIYSSNKKLLYNNVNLKEVSHMCPFNSSAFPDSLAIAKEGELTIGTIVDIQKLHIRCCYLDLGPPILSSSPWLECIQSSIFVCLVKLFPTQLHDLLLCFSFCVAQFKVKLEFSISYLFINSTIFLADSSTCQLLGLHHSWTAHKLIFYKVTVLDDLKGAPALEDQLKSLSQMFWMFP comes from the exons ATGTGCCAATTTCATCTATATATGGCTGGTAATGTGTATCTGCTGTTAGTCTCTTTTGATCCAAATTTGCTATGCGCCCTTGGAGATGGCCATCTCTTAAACTTTTTACTGAACATGAGCACTGGGGAGTTAACAGATAGGAAAAAGATATCCTTGGGAACCCAGCCCATAACTCTCCATACTTtctcatcaaagaataccaccCATGTTTTTGCTGCATCAGACAGACCAACTGTCATATACAGCAGCAACAAGAAATTACTTTACAACAACGTGAATTTGAAGGAAGTCAGTCATATGTGCCCTTTCAACTCTTCTGCTTTCCCAGATAG TCTTGCAATTGCCAAAGAAGGGGAGCTTACAATTGGCACAATTGTTGACATACAAAAGCTTCACATTCGCTGTTGCTATTTAGATCTTGGGCCTCCTATTTTAAGTTCCAGTCCTTGGCTTGAATGTATTCAGTCATCGATATTTGTGTGTCTGGTTAAGCTTTTCCCAACTCAACTGCATGATCTCTTACTCTGTTTCTCCTTTTGTGTGGCACAATTTAAGGTGAAATTAGAATTTTCAAtatcttatctttttattaattcaactaTATTTCTAGCTGATTCCAGTACTTGTCAATTGCTGGGACTGCATCATTCTTGGACTGCACACAAGCTCATATTCTACAAAG TCACAGTTCTAGACGATCTCAAAGGCGCGCCAGCTCTGGAAGATCAATTAAAGTCTCTAAGCCAAATGTTTTGGATGTTCCCATGA
- the LOC127801706 gene encoding DNA damage-binding protein 1-like isoform X3, whose protein sequence is MYRIIFIMWSLRRATDDLYDAFLVVSFISETLILEMNANDELEETEIDGFCSQVQTLFCHDAVYNQLVQVTSSSVRLVSSTSKMLRDEWTAPSGYSVNVATANATQVLLATCGGHLVYLEIGDGILAEVKHAQLEYDISRLDINPIGENPNFSQLAAVGMWTDISVRIFSLPDLNLITKESLGGEIIPRSVLLCSFEGVCYLLNLFWHILLFFS, encoded by the exons ATGTACcggataatatttattatgtggTCGCTAAGGAGAGCCACCGATGATCTCTATGATGCTTTCTTGGTTGTCAGTTTTATTAGTGAGACACTGATTTTGGAAATGAATGCCAATGATGAGTTGGAAGAAACTGAGATAGATGGATTTTGTTCTCAAGTCCAGACTTTGTTCTGTCATGATGCTGTGTACAATCAACTTGTGCAG GTTACTTCAAGCTCTGTAAGATTGGTTAGCTCTACGTCTAAAATGTTGCGTGATGAATGGACTGCCCCATCTGGGTATTCAGTTAATGTGGCCACTGCTAATGCCACCCAG GTTTTGTTGGCTACTTGTGGTGGTCATTTAGTTTACCTAGAAATTGGTGATGGGATATTGGCAGAAGTAAAACATGCCCAATTGGAGTATGATATATCTCGCCTTGATATAAATCCCATTGGTGAAAATCCCAACTTTAGTCAGCTAGCTGCAGTTGGAATGTGGACTGATATAAGTGTGAGAATATTCTCTCTTCCAGATCTGAATCTTATTACAAAAGAAAGCTTAGGAGGAGAGATAATTCCTCGCTCTGTCCTATTATGTTCATTTGAAGGGGTATGTTATCTTCTTAACCTATTCTGGCATATCTTGTTgttcttttcttaa